Proteins encoded within one genomic window of Thermoanaerobaculia bacterium:
- the pepT gene encoding peptidase T, whose translation MKDKILERFLRYVKIDTRSDYESETFPSSERQWDLLRLLKDEMVSMGLHDVELDHYGYLTATLPANQPAKGVPVVAFIAHVDTSPDVPGEVVKPLVHRDYNGEDIVLSGNTAEIIKVTENPNLGRCKGDTLITSDGASLLGADDKAGIAEILSAVEYLQAHPEIPRGTIKIAFTPDEEIGKGTLHFDVEKFGADFAYTMDGGDLGEIENETFTASSATLTVKGHNVHPGYAKDKMVNAVRITAELLTHLPADMAPETTEKREGYIHPNNLKGDVSEVTVSFILRDFSLEGVEQKKALLQDICARMRERYPKADIILKTEDQYKNMIYKLNEEPRVVEFALEAVRRCGLEPRLKFIRGGTDGAQLCFKGLLTPNVFAGGQNIHSKQEWVSLEWMEKASETILHLVQIWYEKTHTA comes from the coding sequence ATGAAAGATAAAATCCTTGAACGATTCCTGCGCTATGTGAAAATTGACACAAGATCAGACTATGAGTCCGAAACCTTTCCCTCCTCAGAAAGGCAGTGGGACCTTCTTCGACTCCTGAAGGATGAGATGGTTTCCATGGGGCTCCATGATGTCGAACTTGATCACTATGGGTACCTGACGGCAACGCTTCCCGCGAATCAACCCGCGAAAGGCGTTCCGGTGGTTGCCTTCATTGCCCATGTCGACACCTCTCCCGATGTACCCGGTGAAGTCGTGAAACCCTTAGTTCACCGGGATTACAATGGAGAGGATATTGTCCTGTCCGGGAACACGGCCGAAATCATCAAGGTGACGGAAAACCCAAACCTGGGCCGCTGCAAGGGAGACACCCTGATTACCTCCGATGGAGCTTCGCTTCTGGGTGCTGACGATAAGGCCGGGATTGCAGAGATCCTGTCGGCGGTAGAGTACCTGCAGGCCCATCCCGAAATTCCGCGGGGAACCATCAAGATCGCCTTCACTCCGGATGAAGAAATCGGAAAGGGAACTCTCCATTTTGATGTTGAAAAATTCGGAGCAGACTTCGCCTACACCATGGATGGCGGGGATCTGGGGGAAATCGAAAACGAAACCTTCACGGCTTCCAGTGCCACCCTTACCGTAAAAGGCCACAATGTCCATCCCGGGTATGCCAAAGACAAAATGGTCAACGCCGTGAGGATAACTGCGGAACTTCTCACCCACCTTCCTGCGGACATGGCGCCCGAAACCACGGAGAAGCGGGAAGGGTACATCCACCCTAACAATCTGAAGGGAGACGTCTCAGAGGTTACGGTCAGTTTCATCCTTCGCGATTTTTCCCTTGAAGGCGTCGAGCAGAAAAAGGCCCTTCTTCAGGATATCTGTGCACGTATGAGGGAACGTTATCCTAAAGCGGACATCATCCTCAAGACTGAGGATCAGTACAAAAACATGATTTACAAGCTCAATGAAGAACCCCGGGTTGTGGAGTTCGCCCTGGAAGCCGTGCGCCGATGCGGCCTGGAACCCCGGCTCAAGTTCATCCGGGGAGGAACCGATGGAGCGCAGCTCTGTTTCAAGGGCCTTTTGACTCCCAATGTCTTTGCGGGCGGGCAGAATATCCACTCAAAGCAGGAATGGGTGAGCCTTGAATGGATGGAAAAAGCCTCCGAGACCATTCTCCACCTGGTCCAGATCTGGTACGAAAAGACTCATACTGCTTGA
- a CDS encoding oligopeptide transporter, OPT family, with translation MTEPRAGQLPDNAYTPLKPGEIYRPYVPADKALHEITLRSVLWGSIMALIFTAAAAYLGLKIGQVFEAAIPIAILAVGLKNLYRRKSTVLENVIIQSIGAASGVIVAGAIFTLPALYILDLKADFFKIFLASFIGGILGILFLIPMRRYFVRDQHGLLPFPEATATTEVLATGESETGGQALTLVIAALVGGLYDFAIATFGLWKEIVSTRILPFGTLIADKVKIVCKVNAGAAVMGLGYIIGLRYSLIICSGSFLSWFVLIPLVYFFHPTFGETVFHGASGIGAMSAEEIFAQYVRHIGIGGIAAAGIIGIIKNGKIIVSAFTLGFKQIFSKSEADISERTDRDMPMGAVVSLIIVSVIAVFVFFGTMVVESWTYAVAALLVAIVISFLFTTVAARAIAIVGVNPVSGMTLMTLIISSFILYQIGLTGPEGMLAALIIGTVVCTSLSMSGGFITDLKIGYWLGSTPYHQERYKFLGTLIASACVGIVMLLLNNVYGFVATDAHPTPLAAPQANAMAAVLTAMFQSSAAPWYLYLFGIVLAIVLEFVGIPPLAFALGMYLPIELNTPLLIGGFVAYRVGKSTSDEELSKVRKDKGTLIASGFIAGGSVMGVASAVLAFFFGQQFHLGIGETVFGEWLSLIFFIGLCLFLYGYSRTAKKAV, from the coding sequence ATGACCGAGCCCAGGGCAGGGCAGCTGCCGGATAACGCGTACACACCTCTCAAGCCGGGAGAAATTTACCGTCCTTACGTTCCCGCAGATAAGGCGCTTCACGAGATTACCCTCCGTTCCGTTCTGTGGGGATCGATCATGGCCCTGATTTTCACGGCCGCAGCAGCCTACCTTGGACTGAAGATCGGCCAGGTCTTTGAAGCGGCCATTCCCATCGCCATCCTTGCGGTAGGGTTGAAGAACCTCTACCGGCGTAAGTCCACGGTACTGGAAAATGTCATCATACAATCCATCGGAGCGGCCTCGGGCGTCATTGTGGCGGGCGCGATTTTCACCCTGCCAGCCCTTTACATTCTTGATCTCAAGGCCGATTTCTTCAAAATTTTTCTGGCCTCCTTCATTGGAGGGATTCTGGGGATTCTCTTCCTGATTCCCATGCGGCGGTACTTCGTCCGGGATCAGCACGGACTTCTGCCCTTCCCCGAAGCTACGGCCACAACGGAGGTTCTGGCAACAGGCGAATCGGAGACGGGAGGTCAGGCCCTGACACTCGTAATCGCCGCCCTGGTCGGAGGCCTTTACGATTTCGCCATTGCAACCTTCGGACTCTGGAAGGAAATCGTTTCGACACGAATCCTCCCCTTTGGAACTCTCATTGCTGACAAGGTCAAGATTGTCTGCAAGGTTAATGCCGGTGCCGCCGTTATGGGCCTGGGGTACATCATCGGACTTCGGTATTCTCTGATCATCTGCAGCGGAAGCTTTCTCTCATGGTTTGTCCTGATTCCCCTCGTCTATTTCTTTCATCCCACCTTCGGGGAGACAGTATTCCACGGTGCAAGCGGGATCGGAGCCATGTCCGCGGAAGAAATCTTTGCCCAGTACGTTCGTCATATCGGAATCGGCGGGATCGCGGCGGCCGGGATTATCGGGATCATAAAAAACGGGAAGATCATCGTTTCCGCTTTTACGCTGGGTTTCAAACAGATCTTTTCCAAGAGTGAAGCCGATATTTCGGAGCGGACGGACCGGGATATGCCCATGGGTGCCGTGGTTTCACTGATCATCGTATCCGTTATCGCGGTCTTTGTCTTCTTCGGCACGATGGTTGTCGAGTCATGGACCTACGCGGTGGCCGCTCTTCTGGTTGCCATCGTGATCTCCTTTCTCTTCACCACGGTTGCTGCCCGGGCCATTGCCATCGTAGGCGTCAATCCCGTGTCGGGCATGACCCTCATGACGCTTATCATTTCCTCGTTCATTCTCTACCAGATCGGCCTGACGGGGCCTGAAGGCATGCTGGCCGCCCTGATCATAGGAACAGTAGTATGTACCTCTCTTTCCATGTCCGGTGGATTTATCACCGATCTGAAGATCGGGTACTGGCTCGGTTCCACTCCCTACCATCAGGAGCGGTATAAATTCCTGGGAACGCTGATTGCCTCCGCCTGCGTGGGCATCGTCATGCTCCTTCTCAACAATGTGTACGGATTTGTTGCCACGGATGCCCATCCCACCCCTCTTGCCGCACCGCAGGCCAACGCCATGGCTGCCGTTCTTACCGCCATGTTTCAATCTTCCGCAGCCCCCTGGTATCTCTACCTCTTCGGAATTGTCCTGGCCATCGTACTTGAATTTGTCGGCATTCCCCCGCTTGCCTTTGCCCTGGGAATGTACCTTCCCATCGAACTCAATACTCCCCTCCTGATAGGCGGCTTCGTCGCATACCGGGTCGGAAAGAGCACATCGGACGAAGAGCTTTCCAAAGTAAGGAAGGACAAGGGCACCCTCATCGCTTCGGGATTTATCGCCGGAGGATCGGTGATGGGTGTCGCAAGCGCCGTCCTGGCCTTCTTTTTCGGTCAGCAGTTTCATCTCGGAATCGGGGAAACGGTATTCGGAGAGTGGCTGAGCCTCATCTTCTTTATCGGTCTCTGTCTCTTCCTCTACGGGTACTCCCGAACCGCAAAGAAGGCGGTATAA
- a CDS encoding transketolase produces MDSEELTKLKDLARQVRIWSLKATTRAGSGHPGGSLSIAEILVDLYFRNLRHNPSDPAWADRDRFILSKGHGVPALYAAMGLSGYFPIENMMSLRNLGSPFQGHPDRRFISALEASTGSLGQGLSIGIGVALAARLSQSEHHTYVLLGDGECQEGQIWEAAMFAGFHKLGNLTAIVDFNKYQLDDATSHILELEPFAAKWEACNWTALRIDGHDLEAVDTAMIQAREDGKPTVIIADTVKGKGVSFVEGNNDYHGKALTPAELERALGELGGTP; encoded by the coding sequence ATGGATAGCGAAGAACTGACTAAACTGAAGGATCTCGCGCGCCAGGTTCGAATCTGGTCCCTCAAGGCGACAACACGCGCCGGTTCGGGACATCCGGGTGGATCCCTTTCTATCGCGGAGATCCTGGTGGATCTTTACTTTCGAAATCTCCGTCACAATCCCTCCGATCCTGCCTGGGCGGACCGGGACCGGTTCATCCTTTCCAAGGGGCACGGTGTCCCGGCTCTTTACGCAGCCATGGGGCTGAGCGGTTATTTCCCGATCGAGAATATGATGTCCCTTCGAAATCTGGGGTCCCCCTTTCAGGGTCATCCGGATCGAAGGTTTATCTCCGCCCTGGAGGCCTCTACGGGATCCCTGGGCCAGGGACTTTCTATTGGAATCGGGGTGGCCCTGGCGGCCCGGCTTTCTCAATCGGAACACCATACGTATGTTCTCCTGGGAGACGGCGAGTGTCAGGAAGGCCAGATCTGGGAAGCGGCCATGTTCGCTGGATTCCATAAACTTGGAAACCTCACAGCCATCGTCGATTTCAACAAGTACCAGCTGGACGATGCAACCTCCCACATTCTTGAGCTTGAACCCTTTGCGGCCAAATGGGAGGCCTGCAACTGGACCGCACTCCGTATCGACGGCCACGATCTGGAAGCCGTCGATACAGCCATGATCCAGGCCCGCGAAGATGGAAAGCCAACGGTCATCATCGCGGATACGGTCAAGGGCAAAGGGGTCTCCTTCGTTGAGGGAAACAATGACTACCATGGAAAGGCTCTGACACCTGCCGAACTGGAACGGGCTCTGGGAGAACTGGGAGGTACACC